acagacagacacacgcacacagacagacacagccactcacacagccacacacacacagacacacacacacacacacacacacacacaaagacacacacacacacacacacacacaacaaacacaaacacacacacacacacacacacacacacacacacacacacaatttacgtttttaaacattacgtgacacaaaataataataataataataataataataataataacaataataatcagGCAGGTGTGATGCTGTTATGAAATGGATAGATTGTAATTTGAACATTGCCATTGctaaatgcatatatatttaatatttttgtactgCATTTGTCTGCCGACGATTGCagaatatgaattttaactttgacACTTTAAAAAACCATGGACagtattaacaaaacaatatgtttCGGAATggattaaattatataaattaaattgataCAACATGCAGATACCCGTCTGTGGTTGTCCCACCTGAATTAACATTTGGAAGTGTGGGCGCCATTTGGTTGACCGTTGCTGCAAGAGCTCTGGATGTTTTGGCAGCAAATTCAATCATGCTGTCGGTGACTTTTTCCATGGTGTCACAGCGTTTATGGTAGCAGTTCTGCATGTAACCTCGGAAGTTGGCTGAAATCACACAAAAATTCATTAACtcatttctgtttatttccgtgcttatacccaattaaggttcaaacatgccgTCCTGGGCATATACATCGGCTATATTGCCTGTATTCAGAACGGTTATTTAATGGTTAGGTGTTAATATACATTATTGTTGGTGAGAGATAAATCGGTGTATGAGCTATACACTCGTCTCCTTAGCCGATAAAACTAACCATGGATGgcagccggtaccggggtgTGAACCAAATACATACCAGGCCCAAGTCCGCATAGTCGCTGAAACCGGGGGAGGGGAGCAAGGAATATTGACCCCCAACTTTGATGATAATACATTACCCCTCTCTCCCTTGCTGGAAGTCGAATTAATATATCACCTCAGTAGACCCATCTCCGAttgttttttcccattccaaccaatacATCACGACGTCGTgatgtgtgctgtcctgtctgtgggaaaatgcatataaaagatcccgtgctactgatggaaatgtgtagcgggcttcctcatTAATACCATATggctgaattaccaaatgtttgaaatccaatagccgaggattaataaatcaatgggctcaAATTTTAATGTTGTCAAAATGGTTTGCATGCGATTTATATCATTGTATCATTTCTCATATAGGTGATGATGACACTTTCTTACTCGTGTTGGTTATGAAAATTACTGGAACCCCTATCATCACACATGGCAATTGATTACTATTGTATCATTTCTCACATAAGTGATGATAACACTTTCTTACTCGTGTTGGTTATGAAAATTACTGGAACCCCTATCATCACACATGGCAATTGATTACTATTGTATCATTTCTCACATAGGTGATGACGACACTTTCTTACTCGTGTTGGTTATGGAAATTACTGGAACACCTATCATCACACATGGCAATTGATTACTATTTTATCATTTCTCACATAGGTGATGACGACACTTTCTTACTCGTGTTGGTTATGGAAATTACTGGAACACCTATCATCACACATGGCAATTGATTACTATTTTATCATTTCTCACATAGGTGATGATGACACTTTCTTACTCGTGTCGGTTATGAAAATTACTGGAACACCTATAATCCACATATGGGAATTGATCATTGTTGTGTCGTTCCTGACAGGTTATGCACTAGTATTACACTTTCTTACCTGTGTCGGGTTATGAAAGTTACTGGAACACCTACCAGCCACACATGGGACATTGATAATTGTTCTGTAGTTCCTGACATAGTATAGGCACTAGTATCACACCTTATTACCTGTGTCAGTTATGAAAATGGCGGGAATTCCCGCCTGCCAAAAAATGGCATGATCACTTCGCATGAAATGCTCGTATCTAGAAATGTCGTCTGGCGATATGATATTTCCCTTCAGCATAGACAGCATGAACTTCTCTACCTCGTACTGGCCCTGTCCCTGATTCTGGAACTGATTCACAAAGGCGTCGAGTATTCGGGAATCAGCTGGGCGGCCGATTGCAGTGAGAAAATCGCCCTGGGACCCATCACTAGCAATACTTTTAGCTGCCACAGGGAACAGCTGAAATAGAAAGTGATATAAAACCGTATTGATcttaaagtttaacgacaccactagagcacgttggtttattaatcatagagatactactggatgtcaaacatttggtaatattttgaCCTTTggttttaagaggaaacccgctacatccaacctttccattagcagctagggttcttttatatgcacttttccatagacaggacaacacataacacggcttttgatataccagttttgaggcactggttggaagttGGAacgtgggggtgtgtgtgtttaaatcaGAAAgtagttttattaaacaaaataaaacacaaaaaaaccctgtaaaataataactaaGGATTCTCCCGCTATCCCCATGCTGACGTATATCCTTGGGGAGGGTGTTGGGGTGGGGAGCGGGTGCACCCTCCGAATTTCGAAGTGCCCGGAAAAATTCAGTGTTTAGCAAATGAATagaacaatttttattattttagtgggTATATGTTACATATGTAATATGTTGGTCGGCTGAATGTTTCTGTGGAAGATTGTCATATTGAattctatattttatatatatatatatatatatatatatatatatatatatatatatcgagagagagagagagagagagatagagagacagacagagagagacagagacacacacacagacacagacagacagacagacagatagacagagacagacagacagacacagacagacacacagacagacacagacagacacagacagacatacacagacacacatacagacagacagacacacacatacagagacagacagacagagacagacagacagacacacagacacacagacagacacagacagacacagacagacagacacagacacacatacagacagacagacacacacagacagagacagacagacagacacagacagacagacacagacacagacagaaagacacatatacagacagacagacacacacagacagagacagacagacagacacacagacagagacagacagacagacagacatacagagacatacagacagacacacatacatacagacagacacacagacagacatacagacacagccagccagacacagacagacaggaacacagacacagacagacagacagacacagacagacagacacagacacacacagccagacacacagacagacagacagaaacccagacacagacagaggcagacagacagacacagacagagacagacatacagacacacatacagacatacagacacacagccatacagacagacaaacatacagacagacagacacagacagacaggcacacagacacagacagacatacacagacagacagacagccacacatacacagacagacagacacagacagacagacacagagacagacagacagacacacacacagacagacacagacacagacacagacacagacagatacaggcagacacagacggacagacacacacagacagagacagacagacacatacagacagacaaacacagacagacagagacagacagacacagacagagacagacagacagagacagacatacagacagacatagacagacaaccaaagacagacacagacagacagacagacacagacagacaggcacagacagacagacagacagacagacacagacagacacagacagacacacacacacacacacacgaaaatatattgaatgcaTGTTAGTCCAGGAGCCAATTCTGAAAAGAATCCTAGAAAATGGGTGTGTACAACACCCACTACACAGTTTCAATTGTCACTTCAGGCAGTTTGGGGGATGCCTCTGGAATCTGTTAACCCTTATGTAGAGATGAATTCTGGCAGCAACAATGAGCGACAGCCTATTTTCTAAAGAGAATAAGTGGTGGTTTGGGTGCAAATCTCAACAATTTGATTTTCTCCGCTCCTACAACTAGTATCCCTCAAGGTGCCATTTTAAAGCATTGTAGTATACCCCCTCCTGAATCCGCCCCTGCCCTGTGATCAATTCTTGAAAAGCTCTAACCCTGCGCATCATCTCTGATGATACTGGAAGTTTCTGTGACTGCCTCGTCTCATCAAAGTTCATGATGGTGTCCATGACCATCACCCCCGACACAACCGGCGTGCTGCTCCAGAAGTTAGGCACCCACGTGTTCATGAAGTTTAGACAGCCACAACTTATACTGCCACATGCCGCATCGGTAACGGTGCGcactgaaatattaatacaataatagaGCAGcgaacataggcgtacgggtccCCAATTTTGTAGGGGGTGCGGGTGGGGAAGGCgagcttttgcccgaattaaacgaaaatgcctaaATTtgggataacaacatttattcatattagcattactacccaacagctatgtaggatTGCAAACgtatcactacgcatttttacatggattacaaataattttgagggtagaatgatggaaatacatggtaaaaaggtctcaggttaaaACATTTAgctcgaatatctgtatcactTGAAGTTTTGTTCCAGCACTAggaggatgtgtgtgtgtgtgtgtgtgtgtgtgtgtgtgtatgactgtgtgtgtctgtgttgtgtgtgtgtatgtctgtgtgtgtgtgtgtctgtgtgtgtgtctgtgtgtgtgtgtgtgtctgtgtgtgtgtctgtgtgtgtgtgtgtgtgtgtgtgtgtgtgtgtgtgtgtgtgtgtgtgtgtgtgtgtgtgtctgtgtgtgtgtgtgtgtgtctgtgtatgtctgtgtatgtatgtgtgtgtgtgtctgtgtgtgtctatgtctgtgtgtgtgtgtgtgtgtgtgtgtgtgtgtgtgtgtgtgcgcgtggcTGTCTCGTAAGCTTATGACAGCAAATGTCATGGTGATACCATACAATATGAAAaccagagtacattgatttattaatcatcggctatggatgtcaagacttatagtcttagagagcaaacccgctacattttcccatttcatttcatttatacttattttcatgtttatatccaattaaggttcaagcacgctgtcatggacactcacctctgctatctgggatgtctgtccaggacaaagcagaaggttaatggttagttgttagtgagagagaagtcggtgtagtggtcttacacctacccactggaTGGGAGCCAGTGCCagggtgtgaacccagtacctaccagccttatctccgatggcttaatcacaacACCACCGATTTGCCATTAATAGCTAGGgatattttttatgcaccatcccaacagacagaatagcacatagcacggcctttgatataccagccgtggtgccctggctggaaagagaaatagcccaatgaccaGACAATATGAGTGCGATAATACGATAATAGCCGATTGTGattagacaaacattattaCGATTTTTTGAtatgcaatcggctattctcgtatgagacactcgtatcgtgtagcgCCGCCTTTAGTATATGCACAGATAGGTCTATCCCCA
This DNA window, taken from Gigantopelta aegis isolate Gae_Host chromosome 4, Gae_host_genome, whole genome shotgun sequence, encodes the following:
- the LOC121372158 gene encoding uncharacterized protein LOC121372158 — encoded protein: MKWSCRQLLFLFAVVIFAAHGEINKKWMKDALQSHFSQPRHHATYPKYKMRAMRFIRDEFREYGLETHLDTFNTLLNKVSGINVIGVLKGKHFNTDDDVIVGVAAHYDTMRDTSGVDDNGAAVVAMLQAAKKVASEPLRNNTVIFAAFDLEEWEDVRTVTDAACGSISCGCLNFMNTWVPNFWSSTPVVSGVMVMDTIMNFDETRQSQKLPVSSEMMRRLFPVAAKSIASDGSQGDFLTAIGRPADSRILDAFVNQFQNQGQGQYEVEKFMLSMLKGNIISPDDISRYEHFMRSDHAIFWQAGIPAIFITDTANFRGYMQNCYHKRCDTMEKVTDSMIEFAAKTSRALAATVNQMAPTLPNVNSGHQTFPEVVILFWVVVLAMLPM